The genomic interval CTCGAGCGCCATCGCCACCTTGTCGGCGGTGGGAACGTGCTCGAGGCCCGCCGGCCACAAATCGAGGTTCGCCGGCGCGGTGCCATCGGGCTCCGCCAGCGCGTTGAACTCGTCGGGCTCGCCAAACTGAGCGTTGTCGCGCGCCTCGGTCAACGCGTCGAGCACCGCCGATTCATCGAGCGTGCCCGCGTAGGCGAAGCCCTCGCGATGGTCCACGATGACCCGCACCCCCACGCCCGCCGAACTGGCCTGAGTGAGGCTCTCCACCTCACCGCCGTACGCCTTCACCGAGGTGCTGGTGCCGCGGGCCACATAGGCCTCCACCTGCTCGGCGGGTCCGGCCATCTCCGCGATCCGCACGGCTACCGCGAGCAGGTCAGGTTGCTCCGGGGCCATCAGGCCGTGCCGCCGATGGTGAGGGCCGGTACTCGCATGGTGGGGATGCCATCGCCCACCGGCACGCCCTGGCCGTCTTTGCCGCACATGCCGGGGCTGCCCATGGCGAAATCGTGCCCCACGGCATCGATGGTCGACAGCACCGCGGGGCCATTGCCGATGAGATTGCCCTCACGGATCGGTTCGGTGATCTTGCCGTCCTCGATCAGATACGCCTCGGTCATCCCGAAGACGAAATCGCCGGTTGCCGTGTTCACCTGGCCACCGCCGAGGTGCGCCACGTACACCCCCGAGGGGGTGTCGGCCACGATCTGGGCGGGATCATCGGGCCCGGCGAGCACATAGGTATTGGTCATCCGCACCATCGGGAGATGCTTGTAACTCTGGCGGCGACCGTTGCCCGAGCGAGGACGGCCCTCCTTACGAGACCGCAGCAGATCCCACATGTAGTCGGTGAGAATGCCGTCCTCGATCAAGACATTGCGGGAGCCCAGCGAACCTTCGTCGTCGATGGCCAACGCACCCCATTCCTCGGCCATGGTGCCGTCGTCCACCAGGGTGATGCGTGGGTCGGCCACCCGTTCGCCCACGCGTCCCGCGAACACCGAGGCCCCTTTGGCCACCAGGTCGGCCTCGAGGCCATGCCCACACGCCTCGTGGAACAGCACTCCCCCACCGCCGGGCCCCATGACCACCGGCATCGTGCCCGACGGAGCGGGCCGGGCCGCCAATTTCAGCAGGGCACGCTCGGCGGCCTCTCGGGCCAGATCTTCAACATCGAAGCGGTCAAACAGTTCGAAGCCGATCGTGCGTCCCATGGACTGATAGCCGGTCTGCATCCCGGTGTCACCCGAGGCCACTGCCATCACCGTGAACAGCGTGCGCACTTGGTCGTCCTCGGTAAGCAGACCATCGCTGTTGGCCACGAGGATGCGTCGTCGACTGTCGCCGTAACGGGCGGTGACCTGGGTGATGGAGCCTCCCGCCCCTCGGGCAGCGTCGTTGGCCCGGCGCAGCAACTCCACCTTGCGGGCCTTCGCCACCTCTTCGGGGAGGATTTCGATCTCGTTGGGACGCGGCGCTGGTTGGCGGGTGAAGGCGATCTCCTGCACGCCACCACCACCGGAGAGGGCCGCCGCCCCCGCCGCGCCGGCGGCTTCGGCCAACCCGGCCACCGAAAGATCGGCGGTATGGGCGAAGCCGGTGGTCTCGCCCACGATCACCCGGATCCCCGCCCCGCGGTCCCGGCCGGAACTGAGGTTCTCCACCTTGCCGTCGTCGAACAGTGCATTCGAGGAGACCTTGTCCTCCACAAAAATCTCGGCAAAATCCCCGCCCGTGCGCAACGCCGTGCTCAGGGTCTGGCGAATAACGTCGTGATCGATCACCACGGCTCCTCTTGGCTGGTTGGTCGGGTTCCGGCGTATCGTAACCATGTGCCCCTGAGTCCCGGCCTCCACGGCCGCGCCACGTTGCTGGTGACCGCTGCCGATACTGCGCTCGCGCTGAAGTCTGGTGCCGTGGACGTGCTCGGAACCCCCCGGGTGGTGGCCCTAGCCGAAGAGGCCGCGGTGGCGTCGCTCGCCGAGCAACTCGCACCGGGCCAGACCACGGTGAGCATGCGCGTGCAGATCGACCACCTCGCGCCCATCAACGTGGGATCCTCCGTCACGGCGGAAGCCACCCTGGCCAACGTGGAGGGCCGTCGTCTTACCTTCACGGTGGCGGTGAGCGACCACTGCGGCCTGGTGGCCGCCGGCAAGGTCACCCGTGTGGTGGTTGAGACCGTCCACTTCCTCGAACAAGCGCGCTAGCCCGGCAGGCCCCATCCGGCACCGAGCGGTGTCACGTCTTCGGGTCGGGGTGGCGAGATGTTCACCGGTTCGCCGTAATCGAAGATTTCCATCACGATCCTCATAGAGGGCGGGTCGCCCGCCTCGACCGCAATGATCTCCAGACGGCGCGGCAACCCGTTGTCGTCGATCCAGACATCCATGGCACCCTCATCCGGGGCCCCTTCGGGGGAGGGAGCCGCCACGACGCGGTATTGCGTGGTGGGCACCCCCCGAATGAGTTCCTGACCCGCCACCGCTACCTCGCCCACCGCCTGGAGCTCGTCGAGCCACTGTTGCGGGTTGATGAGCCCCTCGGGCGGAAGCCCGACGAGGTTCTCGAACCCACCGGGAACTGCCGACGGAAGCGACCACCATCCACCGTCGGCATTGACCAGGCCGTCGAACAACGGCGATCGGACATAGGTGACATCAGCGACAACGATCACCTCGAAGGAGGCGTCGGCGAGTTCGGGGGCACGAGCCTCACCACCACCCGCCAGCGCCGCCAGGCCGCTGAAATCAAGGGAGAAGGAGGTGCGGCCCGTTCGGGAATCAAAGGCGCCGGTGCCGTGGATCATGAGCTCATCGCTGGCATCGCCGATCGTGATGGTCGACTCCCAACGCCCGGTGGCCGCATCAACCACGGCGGCGCCAGCCGCCCGCACCTCGGCGATGGGCGAGATCGCCGACGGGCCGTCGACATCATGAGAGCAGGCGGCTAGTAGCAATATCAGCGGGGCCGACAGGACCCGCAAGACAGAACCGGACATGAGCATCTCCCCGAGCCAATGGCAGGGTTGGGCAGGGCGGGATGACAGTCGCCGCCGAATCGGTCTCCTCCCTACCCTAACTAGGCCAGCGCGAGGAGGGAAGACCCCAGTAATGTTATGAAAGCCCCGTACCGTTATGAGAGCCGCTACCTAAGGGGAGGAGATCGATGAACCGCAGACATGGCCTTGCTCTGCTCCTGCGTCTCTCCATCAGCGGCGCCATGCTGGCCGTGTTGATCTGGCGGGTACCCAAGATCACCTGGAGCAACGTCCTCCCCGAATTCACCATAGGTTCCGGCCTCTGGCTTCTGCTCGCCGCCGTCTTGACCCTGGCGGCGTTGGTGCTGTCGGCGTTGCGCTGGCAACGGGTGCTCGATGTCCTCGGTCTGAGCGCGGGCCTGCGCCGCCTGGTGTCGCATTATCTGGCCGGTCAGTTTGTAGCCAACGTGCTGCCCACCACCATCGGGGGCGATGTGTTGCGGGTCAATCGCCTGTCGAACGACACCGGCGAGGCCCCCAGTTCGTTCGCTTCGGTGGTGCTCGAACGGCTCACCGGCTGGCTCGTACTCCCCATCATCAGCGTGGCCGGATTCCTGTTGAACCCCGCCCTCCGTCACCTCGGGCGCGCCACCCAAGTTGCCCTCGCCCTGTCGTTTCTCACCCTCACCACTCTTGCCGTCGTGCTAGCGGCCGTGGCGAGCGATCGAATCGGCGGTCGCTTCGGAGCTCGGGAAGGATGGCGGCGATTCGCAGCCGCCTTACACCTCGGTCTCGATCGTCTCCGACATCAGCCCGGGGCGGCCGCCCATGTCCTGGTGGTGGGCTTCGCCTATCAACTCGTCCTCGTCCTCGCCGCCGTCGCCGCCGCCCGGGCCCTGGGCGTGCAGCCCGCCGGGTTCACAGCCCTGCTGGCGTTCTTCCCGGCAGTGGCCATCGCGCAGGTCCTCCCCATCGGCATTTCCGGGCTCGGGGTGCGAGAAGCCGCCTTCGTCCTCTTCCTCACCCCGCTGGGCGTGTCTACCCAAGATGCCATCGCGCTGGGCCTACTGCTGTACCTGCTGAGCCTCGGGGTGAGTTTCCTCGGGGCACCGTCCTTCGCCGCTGGCAGTCACCGAGCAACCCCGACACCCGTTGCCCCATCCTGAACCCCACCCGTGCTAGTTCTTGGCGCGTGAGCAACTCCGAGGTTTGGGATCCCCCGCTCGATCCGGGGCCCATCGATCGGCGGGCCGGGCTGCGATGGTGGAAAGAGTTGCTGGTGGTGGGGGTCGTCTACGGCTTGTACTCCGTCGTGCGGAACCAGTTCGGCTCCGCTAGCGGTGACCCCGGCCCGGCCTTCGAACACGCCCTAGACATCATCGGGCTGGAACAGGCGCTCCATCTCTATTTCGAACCCAGTCTGCAGCAGTGGTACCTCCGTCTCCCCGCCCAGGGCCTCATCCGGCTGTGGAACGTCTACTACGGCCTGGCCCACTTCCTGATCACGATCATCGCCTTCGTGTGGGTGTTCCGCCACGATCCGCTACGCCATCGACTGCTGCGCAACACCCTGGCCTTCACCACCTGTATCGCCGTCATCGGATTCGCCGCCTACTCACTCATGCCACCTCGCTTACTCGACGACCGCGGCGCCTTTGGAGGGTGCCAGCAGTACGCCGCCGAAGTGACCGCCGCCAACTGCGACCAGTACGGCTACGTCGACACCATCGAGCTCTACGGCGGGTGGATTTCCTTTGGCAACGAGGGCATGAAAGAGGTGTCCAACCAGTACGCCGCCATGCCGAGCATGCACATCGGCTGGTCGGTATGGGTTGCCCTCGCCCTCGTGCCGCTCATGCGACGTCGCTCCAGCAAGATCCTGGTGGGCCTCTACCCCGCCGTCACGCTGCTGTGCATCCTGCTTACCGCCAACCACTACTGGATCGATGGCGTGGGCGGACTGGTGTGCCTGGCGGTGGGCTACGCACTGGCCCGAAGCTTCACTCGGGCTCGCCATGATCCCAAAGCGGCCGCTGGGGAGTAGCCTGGGAGCCCGTGGCCAACCAGAGCCGCCGTTCCCTCTTCCTCGGAGCCCACACAAGCCCATGCTCCTTGACTCAATCAGTGGTCCCAGCGACCTGCAGAGGCTCACACCCGCCCAACTCGTCGTCCTCGCCCAAGAAATCCGCCAGCACATCGTGGACTCGGTGGCCCAAGCCGGCCACGGCCACCTCGGCTCCAACCTTGGGGCCGTGGAACTCACCCTGGCGCTGCACCGCGTCTTCGACTCCCCCCGCGACATCCTGCTCTGGGACACCGGTCACCAGGCCTACGTCCATAAAATGCTCACCGGTCGCGCCGGTGATTTCGCCACCCTTCGTCAGGCTGGCGGCCTGTCGGGCTACCCATCGCGGGCCGAATCCGAGCACGACTGGATCGAGAACAGCCACGCCTCCACCGTGATCAGTTACGCCCATGGCCTCGCGGTAGCGCAAGAACACGAGGTGGGCCAGGGACGCCGCATCGTGGCGGTCATCGGCGACGGCGCGCTCACCGGCGGGATGGCTTTCGAAGGCCTCAACAACCTCGGCCACTCGGGCAAGAAGGCCATTATCGTCCTCAACGACAACGGCCGCTCCTATGCCCCCACGGTGTCGAAGTTGGGCGACAGCCTGGCGCGATTGCGCCTCAACCCCACCTATCTCCGCAACCGCGGCCGCCTCGACCGGCTCCTGCACGACATGCCCGTGGTGGGCCACCAACTGGAAAAAAGCCTCGACGGAGTGGCGGCCGCCATGCGGGAGATGTTCGAGCCCCCCGCCTTCTTCGAGAACCTCGGGGTGCGCTACACCGGCCCCTTCGACGGGCACGACATCGAAGGCGTGGAGAAAGCCCTGCGGAACGCCACCGAGTACGACGGGCCCATCGTTGTCCATGTCCTCACGCAGAAGGGCCGCGGGCATGCCCCCGCCGAGAACGACGAGATCAAGCGCCTCCACGACACCGGCGGCCTCAAGCCCGGCAGTTACACCGCCGCCTTCAGCGAGGCGATCATCAAGGAAGCCGAGAACCGTCCCGAACTCGTTGCCATCACCGCCGCCATGCCCGACTCCACTGGCCTGCTGCCCTTCGGGCAACGGTTCCCCGAGCGACTCATCGACGTGGGGATCGCCGAACAACATGCCGTCACCTCGGCCGCCGGCATGGCGATGGGCGGTTTGCGCCCCGTGGTAGCGCTCTACGCCACCTTCCTCACCCGGGCCATCGATCAGGTCACCTACGACGTGGGCCTGCATGGCCAGCCCGTCGTGTTCTGC from Acidimicrobiia bacterium carries:
- a CDS encoding thioesterase, with protein sequence MPLSPGLHGRATLLVTAADTALALKSGAVDVLGTPRVVALAEEAAVASLAEQLAPGQTTVSMRVQIDHLAPINVGSSVTAEATLANVEGRRLTFTVAVSDHCGLVAAGKVTRVVVETVHFLEQAR
- a CDS encoding flippase-like domain-containing protein, encoding MNRRHGLALLLRLSISGAMLAVLIWRVPKITWSNVLPEFTIGSGLWLLLAAVLTLAALVLSALRWQRVLDVLGLSAGLRRLVSHYLAGQFVANVLPTTIGGDVLRVNRLSNDTGEAPSSFASVVLERLTGWLVLPIISVAGFLLNPALRHLGRATQVALALSFLTLTTLAVVLAAVASDRIGGRFGAREGWRRFAAALHLGLDRLRHQPGAAAHVLVVGFAYQLVLVLAAVAAARALGVQPAGFTALLAFFPAVAIAQVLPIGISGLGVREAAFVLFLTPLGVSTQDAIALGLLLYLLSLGVSFLGAPSFAAGSHRATPTPVAPS
- a CDS encoding TldD/PmbA family protein → MIDHDVIRQTLSTALRTGGDFAEIFVEDKVSSNALFDDGKVENLSSGRDRGAGIRVIVGETTGFAHTADLSVAGLAEAAGAAGAAALSGGGGVQEIAFTRQPAPRPNEIEILPEEVAKARKVELLRRANDAARGAGGSITQVTARYGDSRRRILVANSDGLLTEDDQVRTLFTVMAVASGDTGMQTGYQSMGRTIGFELFDRFDVEDLAREAAERALLKLAARPAPSGTMPVVMGPGGGGVLFHEACGHGLEADLVAKGASVFAGRVGERVADPRITLVDDGTMAEEWGALAIDDEGSLGSRNVLIEDGILTDYMWDLLRSRKEGRPRSGNGRRQSYKHLPMVRMTNTYVLAGPDDPAQIVADTPSGVYVAHLGGGQVNTATGDFVFGMTEAYLIEDGKITEPIREGNLIGNGPAVLSTIDAVGHDFAMGSPGMCGKDGQGVPVGDGIPTMRVPALTIGGTA
- a CDS encoding inositol phosphorylceramide synthase; translated protein: MAAIRSRLTPRSRSSPTSARGGRPCPGGGLRLSTRPRPRRRRRRPGPGRAARRVHSPAGVLPGSGHRAGPPHRHFRARGARSRLRPLPHPAGRVYPRCHRAGPTAVPAEPRGEFPRGTVLRRWQSPSNPDTRCPILNPTRASSWRVSNSEVWDPPLDPGPIDRRAGLRWWKELLVVGVVYGLYSVVRNQFGSASGDPGPAFEHALDIIGLEQALHLYFEPSLQQWYLRLPAQGLIRLWNVYYGLAHFLITIIAFVWVFRHDPLRHRLLRNTLAFTTCIAVIGFAAYSLMPPRLLDDRGAFGGCQQYAAEVTAANCDQYGYVDTIELYGGWISFGNEGMKEVSNQYAAMPSMHIGWSVWVALALVPLMRRRSSKILVGLYPAVTLLCILLTANHYWIDGVGGLVCLAVGYALARSFTRARHDPKAAAGE
- the dxs gene encoding 1-deoxy-D-xylulose-5-phosphate synthase, producing the protein MLLDSISGPSDLQRLTPAQLVVLAQEIRQHIVDSVAQAGHGHLGSNLGAVELTLALHRVFDSPRDILLWDTGHQAYVHKMLTGRAGDFATLRQAGGLSGYPSRAESEHDWIENSHASTVISYAHGLAVAQEHEVGQGRRIVAVIGDGALTGGMAFEGLNNLGHSGKKAIIVLNDNGRSYAPTVSKLGDSLARLRLNPTYLRNRGRLDRLLHDMPVVGHQLEKSLDGVAAAMREMFEPPAFFENLGVRYTGPFDGHDIEGVEKALRNATEYDGPIVVHVLTQKGRGHAPAENDEIKRLHDTGGLKPGSYTAAFSEAIIKEAENRPELVAITAAMPDSTGLLPFGQRFPERLIDVGIAEQHAVTSAAGMAMGGLRPVVALYATFLTRAIDQVTYDVGLHGQPVVFCLDRAGITGDDGPSHHGILDMALVTKVPGMTLFAPSSYQEVGVMLHDALELCTGPATIRWAKTAAPSVSPDQVGAGLTGRLVREGRDLCILAVGKMLAAAEAAAEALAADGIDATVWDVRVVPLDPAMLASARDHPVVITIEDGIREGGVGAMIAGAISQQTVGGAPVVRVLGTPTEFIEHAKADDILAHLGLDAVGLEAEARALVAALRP